A part of Gramella sp. MAR_2010_147 genomic DNA contains:
- a CDS encoding DUF6095 family protein — translation MKHTNKKILSTGIKYLAGALPLVMIGPSVLYSAFNNQEHPLYIPILILGILATFGAIFLMFKGIMTIMKALFD, via the coding sequence ATGAAGCATACCAACAAAAAAATATTATCTACAGGTATAAAATATTTAGCCGGTGCGCTTCCATTAGTTATGATAGGCCCATCTGTACTTTATAGCGCCTTTAATAATCAGGAACATCCGTTATATATTCCGATACTTATCCTTGGCATTCTGGCCACTTTTGGTGCCATATTCTTGATGTTTAAAGGTATTATGACTATTATGAAAGCTCTTTTCGATTAG
- a CDS encoding DUF4249 domain-containing protein, with protein sequence MKNYRIYFAFISFLALISCEEVVNIPLEESEPRIVIDASIEWFNGTDGRNQEIRISRTSPFYEEETTAVENAEVKVIDEDGSEFIFDHQRDGIYTTTQFQPAVNMQYFLEVIIEDERYSATETLIPVTGIDYIEQLENGGFLGEDIEIKAFYTDPVETEDYYLFEFINDDVSLEFYEDEFTNGNQIFGYYSTEDIERNDEIEIQLHGISKDYYEYLFILRSQVGTNQGGPFETMPATVKGNIINNINSEKYPFGYFRLSQVDSTIYIVE encoded by the coding sequence ATGAAAAATTATCGGATTTACTTTGCATTTATCAGCTTCCTGGCACTAATCTCGTGTGAAGAGGTCGTAAATATTCCCTTAGAAGAAAGTGAGCCACGTATTGTTATAGATGCGTCTATTGAATGGTTCAACGGAACCGATGGAAGAAATCAGGAGATTAGAATTTCCAGAACATCGCCATTTTATGAAGAAGAAACAACAGCTGTTGAAAATGCAGAGGTAAAAGTAATTGATGAAGATGGATCTGAATTCATTTTTGATCATCAACGAGATGGGATTTATACCACCACTCAATTTCAACCGGCGGTAAATATGCAGTATTTTCTGGAAGTAATTATAGAAGACGAACGTTATTCAGCAACAGAAACATTAATACCGGTGACAGGAATAGACTATATTGAACAGTTGGAGAATGGTGGTTTTTTAGGAGAAGACATAGAAATAAAAGCTTTTTATACAGACCCGGTAGAAACAGAAGATTATTATCTTTTTGAATTTATAAATGACGATGTGAGCCTAGAATTCTATGAAGATGAATTTACCAATGGTAATCAGATCTTTGGTTATTACTCCACCGAAGATATTGAAAGAAATGATGAGATTGAGATTCAGCTACACGGCATATCTAAAGATTATTATGAATATCTCTTTATATTGCGTTCCCAGGTAGGAACTAATCAGGGAGGACCTTTTGAAACTATGCCGGCAACTGTTAAAGGAAATATTATAAATAATATCAACTCTGAAAAATATCCTTTTGGATATTTTAGATTATCTCAGGTAGATTCCACCATATACATCGTAGAATAA